GTTCGCCGCCTTCAGCAGGTGCCGCCCGCGGAGGGGCGCGGGCCGGGCCGCCCAGTCCGGAAAGGCCCGCGCCGCCGCCCCCACCGCATCCTCGACGTCGCCGGCATCCGAGTCTTGAAGCCAACCCACGACGTCGCGGGTGTCGGCGGGGTTGGTGTCGGGGAAGGTTCGGCCGCTGCGGGCCGGCCGCCACTCGCCGTCGATCAGGTTCAGGAATGTCTCCGTCATCGGCTCCTCCCCCATGTAGGTGGCTCCTGTATGGTGCCGTCGGCCGGGCCCCGGAAGCAATTCCGGCCCATGGGCCCCGTCTACAGGGCATCGTAGGGGAGCCTATAATCGCGTCGACCACCAAAGGGAACATGCTCCGCTTTGATCGCCCCCGCACACCGTCGGAACTGCTGCCGAAGGTCGAGCGGCTGTTCGCGCTCTCCGCGGAGAAGATCCGTTCCCTGGAGAAGACCTGGGATCCCGCAGCGGGGGCACCCGTCTTCACGGTGGACGGGCGCTACCGGGCGCGGGGATGGACGGAGTGGACGCAGGGCTTCCAGTTCGGCTCCGCGCTGCTGCAGTTCGACGCCACTGGGGAGCGGGAATTCCTCGAGCTGGGCCGGGCCCAAACCGTGGAGCGGATGGCGCCCCACCTCACGCACATGGGGGTGCACGACCACGGTTTCAACAACGTGAGCACCTACGGGACTCTCTGGCGCCTGGCAAGGGAAGGACGGCTGGAGGCGGGGGCCTGGGAAGCAAGCTTCTATGAGCTGGCGCTCAAGGTCAGCGGTGCCGTGCAGGCCCGGCGCTGGACTCGCATCCGGGGCGGCGGCTTTATCCATTCCTTCAACGGCGCCCACTCGCTATTTGTGGACACCGTCCGCTCTCTGCGCGCCCTGGGGTTGGCCCATCTCCTCGGCCATCAGCTGCGGGAGGACCAGGATGAGAGCGTGAGCCTGCTGGAGCGGCTCATCCAGCACGCCCGCACCACCGCCGAGTACAGCGTCTATTACGGCCGGGGGCGGGACCGCTTTGACGTGCGGGGCAGGGTGGCCCACGAGAGCCTCTTCAACCCCGCCAACGGGACCTACCGGGGCCCGAGCACGCAGCAGGGCTATTCGCCCTTCACCACCTGGACGCGCGGCTTGGCCTGGGCGATGCTCGGTTTCGCTGAGCAGCTCGAGTTTCTGGCCACGCTGGCCGACGACGACCTCGCTTCCCTGGGGGGGCGCGCCCCTATCGAGGTGTTGATGCTGAACGCGGCGCGCGCCACCAGCGACTTTTACGTGGAAGCCGCAGCCGCCGCGGACGGGGTCCCCTATTGGGACACGGGTGCGCCCGGCCTCCTCGCCGTTCCCGAGTGGAGCACCCGCCCCGCCGACCCCTTCAACGACCACGAGCCCGTGGACAGCTCGGCCGCGGTCATTGCTGCTCAGGGCCTGCTCCGGCTGGGGCGGTACCTCGCCCGCAGAGGCGAGGACGGCACGCGCTACGAGCAGGCAGGCCTGCGGACCCTCGACGCCCTTTTCGACCCGAGCGGTCCCTACCTGAGCACGGACCCGGGGCACCAGGGCCTCTTGCTCCATTCCGTCTACCATTGGCCCAACGCCTGGGACCACGTCCCGCCCCGGGCGCGCACCCCGCGCGGCGAGTCGAGCCAATGGGGCGACTACCATGCTCGGGAGGCTGCTCTCTACCTGCAGCGGCTCGCGGGCAAGGGACCCTACCTCGCCTTTTTCGGACCTCCCTGAGGGGGCCGACCATGGCTGTGAAGAAGAAGGAGCGACCCACACGGAAGAAGAACCGGGCCCCCGATCGGGTCGCCCTCGTCACGGGGGGCACGCGCGGGATTGGTCTGGGCATCGCCCGCGCTCTGGCCAGCGAGGGCTGGAACCTGGCCCTCGGCGGTGTTCGCCCGGAATCTTCGGTGCGGGAAGTCCTCAAGGAGTTGCGCGGCGTCGGTGCCGATGTTCTCTACTGCCCCGCAAATCTGGCCCACGCACGGGAGAGGACGCGGCTGGTGGAGGCGGTTGTCCGCCGCTACGGCGGGCTGAACGCCCTCGTGAACAACGCCGGCCGGGCGCCGCGCGTACGGGCGGACATCCTGGATGCCAGCGAAGAGAGCTTTGAGGAGCTCCTCCGCACGAACCTCCAGGCCCCGTACTTCCTGACCCAGCACGTGGCCCGGCTGATGCTCGAGCGGAAACGCGAGCACCCCACTACCCGCGCGGCGGTCGTGTTTGTGACCTCCGTTTCCGGGGAGATGGCGTCCACAAACCGGGGGGAGTATTGCGTGAGCAAGGCCGGCCTCACCATGGCGGCACGCCTTTTTGCCGCTCGCTTGGCTAAGGACGGCATCGCCGTTTACGAGGTGCGGCCGGGGATCGTGGCCACGGACATGACCGCACCCGCGCGGGAGGCGTACGACCGGCTCATCGCGGAGGGCCTTGTTCCCGAGCGCCGCTGGGGCAGCCCCGAGGACGTGGGCCGCGTGGTGGCCGCGCTTTTGCGCGGAGACCTCCCCTACGCCACCGGCGCTGTCATTCCCGTGGACGGCGGGTTGTCGATTCCCCGGCTGTGAGCGCACGCGGCGCTGGTTCCGTCGATACGTGCAGGCGGGGGATGGGGCAAACTATCAGGCGGCCATGAACGCTGCGCTCCGCGAGCCCGTTGTTAGACCGCGAGGACACAGATGAGATCACTCGCACTGCTCGTCGCCGTTTTCATCATGCTTGTCGGCGTGGCGGGCGTCCTCGCCCCCGAGAGCCTCATGACCTTGGCGCGATACGCGGTTACGCCGGTCGGACTCTATGTAGTCGCTGCGGTTCGAGTCGGCATTGGGCTGGCGCTCCTTCTTGCCGCGCTAATATCTCGTGCTCCCAGGACCCTGCGTGTTTTTGGAGCCGTTGCCCTCGTTGCGGGACTCGCGACACCACTCCTCGGGGCGGAGCGCGCGCAAGCGATTCTAGATTGGCAGTTGAGCCAGGGCTCCGTGCTGATACGCGTGGGCGCCGCGCTTGCGTTGGCGATCGGTGTCTTCTTGGCCTTTGCCGTTGCCGGTAGCCGCCGCGCTGTCTAACATCGCACCGGAGCCTACGGTTGACCCGCAATTGTGTTGGTGAAGCGACCGGCACATCGTCCGTAGCTGAGCGCGTGAGGCCGCTCCAGCAGCGGACGGGGGGGCCAAGTAGGAGTCTGCGGTTGCGCTGGCCCAGGACGCCCCTATGAGCCATTGGGCTCTGGACCTCGGCACGACCAACACCGGCCTCGCGCGATGGGACGAGGCGAGCGGCCAGCCGCAGCTCGTGGAGTTGCCCGGGATCTGCCGGAAGCCTCGGGGCGATGATCGGCTGGAAGCGCCCCTTCTCGTTCCTTCGGTCGTAGAGATCCTGCCCCCGTCCTCGCTCTTCGACCGCCTGGGGACTTGGCCGCCCCTGGAGCGCCACCTGCTCCTCGGGCGCACGGCGCTCATCGGTCGACCGGCGCTCGAGCGGAACCAGGGCATTGCCGATCCCGCATTCGTGCCGGGGTTCAAGGCCGCCTTGTCCTCTGAGCCGCTCCGCCCCCTGGCGCGAGCGGGACACCGGGTCATCACCGCTCACGTAGCCGCGCGCGCTTTCCTGCGGGAGCTGCTGGCGGAGGTGAAGCGGGAAACCGGGCGCCGCATCCGGGACCTCGTGGTCACGATGCCTGTCGACGCCTATGAAGGCTACCGCGCGCACCTCGAGGAAATCCTGCGGGCGGTCGGCGTGCGACGACTGCGCTTCTTGGACGAGCCGCTCGCCGCCGCCCTGGGCTACGGTCTCCGGCTGGCCGCCGAGCGCACCGTGCTGGTGGTCGACATCGGCGGCGGAACCATGAACGTCGCCCTGGTGCGCCTGGAGGCGGCCCGGATGGAGCAGGGAAGGGCCGAGGTCCTGGCCAAGCAGGGCCTAACGTGCGGCGGCAACACGGTCGACAGCTGGATCCTGGAGCTCGTCGGGCGCCGCATGGGCTTTGCGCTGGAAGAGCTGTCCGATGAGGAGGAGATGCGACTGTGGCGCCGGCTGATGCTGGCCGAGGCCTGCCGGGTCAAGGAGGCCGTGTTCGTGGAGCCGTCGGCGGAGTTCCTGCTCACGCCCCCGGGTCTGAGCCGCCGCCTCCGACCCGGTGCGCCCGGGGTCCGGCCCGCTCAGTTCACGCGTGACGACCTCGTCCAGGTCCTTCGGGAAAACGGTTTCTACACGGCCTTGTCCGGCAGCATCGAGCGCGTGCTTGCCGAAGCACCCTCCGGACCCCTCCCCGTCGAGGCCGTACAGGACATCCTTGTCGTGGGCGGATCCACGCTTCTGCCCGGTGTCTTCCCCATCCTGGAGGAGCGCTTCGGACGCCATCGCGTCCGGGCCTGGCAGCCGTTCGAGGCGGTCGCCTTCGGGGCGGCGTCCTTCGCGGCCGACAAGTACAGCCAGCTCGATTTCATCGTGCACGACTATGCCTTTCTCACCCACGACGCGCGCACTCATGAGCCCGTCTACACAGTGGTCGTCCCTCGTGGGACGCCGTTCCCCACCCCCCTCGACCTCTGGAAGGGACAGCTGGTCCCCACGTGCTCCCTGGGTGCGCCGGAGACCCTCTTCAGGCTCGTGGTGTGCGAGATCGGCCGCGCCGATGGAAGCGGTCGGCGCTTCGGGTGGGACGCCGCGGGTGACCTCTACAAGGTCGGCGGCGAGGCGGGCTCCGACGGTAGAGTGGTCGTGCCCCTGAATGAGGCGAGCCCTACTCTCGGCCACCTGGATCCCCCCCATTCTCCTCGCGACCACCGGCCGAGGCTCGAGATTTCCTTTGGCGTCGACGCGGACCGGTGGCTGGTGGCGTCCGTTCTCGACCTCCAGACGCGACGTCTTCTACTGGACGCTCAGCCCGTCGTGCGACTGCTTTAGGGGACCGTGATCAATCTCTTTGTCCTCCTGAAAAACCTTCTCTCCATCCTGTTCCAGCCTACTACAGGGGGCTGGGAGGACCCGTCCAGCTTCCAGTGGTTCGCCGCCGAACTCGAACAAGTGTCCCGCGAGTTGGGGATCGAATTCGCGCCGCGCTCACGCTCGTCCCCATCTGCCTCCGGAACGAGCGGTGATCTCTCTGTTCGTGTCCAGCTGGAGTGGCGGAGCACAGCGGAACTCCTTCCCCACCGGTCCCTGCTGTGCTTCTTCATCGGCGGGCCCCGAATCCCCCAGGGGCTCGCCTTCGCGGCGCAAGGCGGGTCGGGCGACGACGTGCTCACCGGCGACACGGCCTTCGACGATATGGTCGAGGTGCGGGGGGAGCCCAGCATCCTCCTGGCCTTGCTGGACAGGGAGATCCGCCAGAGGGTGGGTGCGTTTGTCCGCGGCCGTGGCCGCCTGGAGGCTGGTCAGTTGTCGTGCTGTGCCCCCACCGACTATTCGCAGGGGGCGATCGTGCGCGCACTGCGCCTGGGTCTGTGGCTGGCGCGCGCGCTATCCGCGCCGGGCGGCGGGGTCTGTGAGCGTCTCGCGCGCAATGCAAAGTTGGATCCCCACCCAGGGGTGCGCCTCTTGAGCCTGTCCCAGTTGCTGGAGCAGTTCCCGGAGACGGCCGAGGCACGCGAGGCCAGCCAGGAGGATCTGAAGGATCCTAGCCCTTGGGTAAGGCTTGCCGCGGCTCGCTTCCTCAAGGAGGACGGCCTGGCTGTCCTTGAGCACCTCGCTCAGGACCGCTCCATCCCCGAGAGCGCTGCCGCGGAAGCTCTGGCGCTGCTCGCGGCCCGCTATCCCGCCGCACGGGCGGGCCCTTTGCTCGTGACAGCGCTGAAGACACACTCGGGCGAGGCGCGGCGACAAGCGGTGGAGGAACTCGGTCGCATCCGTTTTGGGCTGGCCCGGGGCCCCCTGATGGTGCTCCTTGAGCACGCTGATCCGCGGACCAGCGCCGCCGCCGCCGCCGCGCTGGGCGCTTACGGCGACGTCTCCGTCGAGCCAGCACTGTTGAAGGCGATGGAGAGCGACGCCCGAGAGCTCAGGCTGGCAGCGGTCCGAGCGCTGGGAACGGTGGGCAGTGCGGGGTCGGTCGAGCCCCTTCTCGCCTTCTTGGCGAGCCGGCGTCTTGATGTGGAGACCCGCCTAATGATTCGGAATGCAATCGGAGCCATCCAGTCGCGGCTCGCCGGGGCCGCGGCCGGTCAGCTCTCGCTCGCGGCCACGCCGCCCGGGGGTGGATGGCTCAGCGTGGCCCCGCCGGGCCCGGGGCCCGGGCAGCTGTCGCTGGTCTCTTATCGGAAGCAGGGCTGAGCACGGAGGGGGTCCCCTTGAGGGTGATCGGTCTGCGCGATAGGGTTGGAGCCAATACCGACGGAGATCTCTTCCGCGGCAGTGAAGGGCGGTCGACCCGCAGAAATAGAGCGTCCTAGACGCTTTCAATGACAGACCAAAGCAACGTACCAACCCAGACCAAACCAGCCAATCGATGGGCTCGTCCGCTGGCTCTAACGGCAGCGGTGGTCTTCTGCATATCGGCCGTGTTTCCGGTGGGCGCCGGCCTTTCGCAGAATACGGCGCTCTTCCCAAAATGGTGGGGAATTCTCGACGTCGTGGTGGCCTTTGTTCTTGCCGCTCTCACGATCGTGATCGTCGCCCTGGCCGAAGGGAAGGTGGGCAGGCAAGCGCAAGACGCCAGTTACCGCGCCTATCGGGCTCTGTCGCACGGGATCCTGGTCTTGATTGTGGTGTTCTTTCTGTTCGGCGATCGAATCGTCTGGATCAATTGTCTGCCCGGCTTTGCCTGGCGGTCCTGGGTTCTGCTCTATGGCCTACCAGCGTGGTTCACAGCGCTGAGAGGTGGAGCGGCGGAGGAGAGTGACTTGGCGCGCGGTCCCACAACCGGATCGCGCTGACCCGGCGCACTCGGACCACAGCCAAAGACGACCAGCAGGCCCCGGGGTCAACGTCACCCCCGGGGGAGACGGATCGTCACCACCCCTGACGAGCACGAAGGCCGGCGATGTGCGCAGTGTGGTGAATACCGTGCCAGGCGTAGAGCTGAATTGCTTTGTCGATCGTCATGAGGCCCCGTTGGGGATGGGTGAAGGCGCGGTCAAACTGCCGCTCGGAGAGAGACGCCAAGAGAATCGTCCAGCGTTGGTGGAGAGCCGTCAGGAGCCGAACCGAGACTTCCACGGGGGCGTCACGGCCGTCCGCGGTTTCGGCCCAGAGAGTCTCCTCGTACGTCTTGATCGGCGGCAGGTCTTCGGTGAGCGCGAGCTTGAACCGCACGAAGCCGTTCATGTGGGCATCGGCGAGGTGATGGACCACCTGTCGGGGAGTCCAGCCGCCCTCTCGATAGGGGGTCCCTAGCTGCCTATCGTCGAGCCCGCTGAGGGCAGCCGCGAGGCCCGCCGGCATCTCCGCCATCTGCTGAAGCCAGCGCGCGCGTTTGGATGTGGTGACCTCGGGGTCGAGCCCAAAGTCACCCACTGGATACCGGACCTTGTCGGGTTGGTCTACAACCGGATCAAGCATGCTCCTGCCTCCCCTTACTCGCTCCATAAGAACTCTACGCATGAGGGTGCTGGCTGACCATCCGGATCTTGTGGTGGAATTCAGTGCGCCCTGGGGCCGCCTGGATGGCGACCTGGAAGCGCGGGAGCGAAGTCGCTGAAAACGCCAGCTGTCGGAGGCAGCCCTACCGGTGGCGGGGGAGTGCGATGAAGAAGACTCGGTCTCGGAGCGGCAAGCCGAGGAAGACTCCGATGGGCGCAAGTGAGCCGAACCCAAAGTTCGCGGCCGTCGTACGGGAGTTCAGCGGCGAGCGGCGGGTCGTCTACGGTGGAAAAGGGTTCGGCTCCTCCGCGCTCAAGCTCGACGGGAGGATCTTCGCCATGTTGAGCTCCAAGGGCGGTTTCGTGGTCAAGCTTCCGCGAGAGCGCGTCGATGAGCTCGTGGGGCGCGGGCACGGCCAATACTTCGACCCCGGCCGTGGCCGGTTGATGAAGGAGTGGCTAGCGGTGAGCAGCCGATCGATCTCTTGGCTCGAGCTCGCGAGAGAAGCGTATGGGTTCGCCCGCCAGGCCAAGGGCCGGTGACTCCGAGAACCCGCGTCGCGGCGGCGGGGACGCCGGCCCCGCAACTCCGGAATGACGCCGGGGACGGCGGCCACGGGAGCGCCGGCTCTCGGGCCCCAGACTGCTAAGCCGGCAGGGGAGTCAGGTGTTCAAGCTGCGC
Above is a window of Vicinamibacteria bacterium DNA encoding:
- a CDS encoding HEAT repeat domain-containing protein, with the translated sequence MINLFVLLKNLLSILFQPTTGGWEDPSSFQWFAAELEQVSRELGIEFAPRSRSSPSASGTSGDLSVRVQLEWRSTAELLPHRSLLCFFIGGPRIPQGLAFAAQGGSGDDVLTGDTAFDDMVEVRGEPSILLALLDREIRQRVGAFVRGRGRLEAGQLSCCAPTDYSQGAIVRALRLGLWLARALSAPGGGVCERLARNAKLDPHPGVRLLSLSQLLEQFPETAEAREASQEDLKDPSPWVRLAAARFLKEDGLAVLEHLAQDRSIPESAAAEALALLAARYPAARAGPLLVTALKTHSGEARRQAVEELGRIRFGLARGPLMVLLEHADPRTSAAAAAALGAYGDVSVEPALLKAMESDARELRLAAVRALGTVGSAGSVEPLLAFLASRRLDVETRLMIRNAIGAIQSRLAGAAAGQLSLAATPPGGGWLSVAPPGPGPGQLSLVSYRKQG
- a CDS encoding glycosyl hydrolase, which translates into the protein MLRFDRPRTPSELLPKVERLFALSAEKIRSLEKTWDPAAGAPVFTVDGRYRARGWTEWTQGFQFGSALLQFDATGEREFLELGRAQTVERMAPHLTHMGVHDHGFNNVSTYGTLWRLAREGRLEAGAWEASFYELALKVSGAVQARRWTRIRGGGFIHSFNGAHSLFVDTVRSLRALGLAHLLGHQLREDQDESVSLLERLIQHARTTAEYSVYYGRGRDRFDVRGRVAHESLFNPANGTYRGPSTQQGYSPFTTWTRGLAWAMLGFAEQLEFLATLADDDLASLGGRAPIEVLMLNAARATSDFYVEAAAAADGVPYWDTGAPGLLAVPEWSTRPADPFNDHEPVDSSAAVIAAQGLLRLGRYLARRGEDGTRYEQAGLRTLDALFDPSGPYLSTDPGHQGLLLHSVYHWPNAWDHVPPRARTPRGESSQWGDYHAREAALYLQRLAGKGPYLAFFGPP
- a CDS encoding putative metal-dependent hydrolase; this encodes MLDPVVDQPDKVRYPVGDFGLDPEVTTSKRARWLQQMAEMPAGLAAALSGLDDRQLGTPYREGGWTPRQVVHHLADAHMNGFVRFKLALTEDLPPIKTYEETLWAETADGRDAPVEVSVRLLTALHQRWTILLASLSERQFDRAFTHPQRGLMTIDKAIQLYAWHGIHHTAHIAGLRARQGW
- a CDS encoding Hsp70 family protein, with protein sequence MSHWALDLGTTNTGLARWDEASGQPQLVELPGICRKPRGDDRLEAPLLVPSVVEILPPSSLFDRLGTWPPLERHLLLGRTALIGRPALERNQGIADPAFVPGFKAALSSEPLRPLARAGHRVITAHVAARAFLRELLAEVKRETGRRIRDLVVTMPVDAYEGYRAHLEEILRAVGVRRLRFLDEPLAAALGYGLRLAAERTVLVVDIGGGTMNVALVRLEAARMEQGRAEVLAKQGLTCGGNTVDSWILELVGRRMGFALEELSDEEEMRLWRRLMLAEACRVKEAVFVEPSAEFLLTPPGLSRRLRPGAPGVRPAQFTRDDLVQVLRENGFYTALSGSIERVLAEAPSGPLPVEAVQDILVVGGSTLLPGVFPILEERFGRHRVRAWQPFEAVAFGAASFAADKYSQLDFIVHDYAFLTHDARTHEPVYTVVVPRGTPFPTPLDLWKGQLVPTCSLGAPETLFRLVVCEIGRADGSGRRFGWDAAGDLYKVGGEAGSDGRVVVPLNEASPTLGHLDPPHSPRDHRPRLEISFGVDADRWLVASVLDLQTRRLLLDAQPVVRLL
- a CDS encoding 3-ketoacyl-ACP reductase, which gives rise to MAVKKKERPTRKKNRAPDRVALVTGGTRGIGLGIARALASEGWNLALGGVRPESSVREVLKELRGVGADVLYCPANLAHARERTRLVEAVVRRYGGLNALVNNAGRAPRVRADILDASEESFEELLRTNLQAPYFLTQHVARLMLERKREHPTTRAAVVFVTSVSGEMASTNRGEYCVSKAGLTMAARLFAARLAKDGIAVYEVRPGIVATDMTAPAREAYDRLIAEGLVPERRWGSPEDVGRVVAALLRGDLPYATGAVIPVDGGLSIPRL